GGCATGAATAAATGGCCCGAAGAACCCGCCTGAGGGCGGAGCTGTTGATATCACGGTAGTGACTGGGCTACTACTCTGCGCTGAGGGGCAAGCGGCAGTACCGTGATCCGACCAGTTACCGACCTAGCCACTTTCTCACCCCTTACTTCTCCAATGCGTTCAACCGGTCTTGGGCGAGCCCAGCCTCGGTTGTACCCGGATACTTGGCGACCACCTCTTGGAGCTGCCGGATAGCGTCTTGTTTGCGGTTCTGGGCCAGATACACAAGTCCAAGTTTGTAGGCCGCAGCCGGCACCTTGTTCCCGGCCGGGTACTTAGTCAGGACAAGCCTGAACTCTTCCTCGGCCTTGAGCAAGTCATTGAGTGAGTAGTAACATTCGGCCTTCCAGTACTGAGCGTTATCGGCCATATCGGATTGCGGAAACATTACAACGAACTGGTCGAAGCCAGCAATGGCAATCTGGTACTTACCGCGGGTGAAATCAAGGTAAGCAGTGTTATAGAGCTGGTCCGGGTCAATGCCCGGCCGGAGTGTATCAACAGGTCCGGGTACGACCGCAGCTTCCGGTCGCGCCGTGGCGCTATCTGGCGCGGCCGCGTCGGCGCCGACGCTTGCCTCATACCATACTCCGAGCTTACGGCCGACCCTAGCAAGTCGCTCGTCCAGATCAACGATGCGCGCCTCAAGCTGCTCAATGCTGGCGCGTACTGCTTCAAGTTCAGTAAGGGTCTGGGCGCGGAGGTCGCGCAGCAAGGCGGTCTGGCTAACTTCAAGCCGGCTCGTCCGGTGAGCGAGCGAGTCAAGCACAACTCCGCGGCGGACGTACTCACGATGCAGCGAGCAACTTGGCAAAAAAACAGCCAGCAGGCCCAGGGTAAGTGCCAGACTTGTGCCGGCTTTGACCCTGAGCCTACTGGCTCTCATCACTCATCTAAGACGTTCCCGATCGCACTCCGGTTGCTACTTCGAAGCTTTGAACTCGCAGCGTCGGTTCAGTTCGTACTTGTTCGGGTCTGTCGTTGCGAGTCGCTCCTCACCGTAGCTGATGGTCGTCAACTGACTAGCAGGAACACCGAGCTTCACCAGATAAGCCTTGGCCGCTTCAGCTCGGCGCTGACCAAGTGCCATATTGTATTCCGACGTGCCAATCGGGCAGCAGTACCCCTCAATCGTAACCATCGGGTTACCAGCGGCCTTAATGGCATTGGCGTTGTCTGTGAGCTTCTTAACCTCTCCCGTACGGATGTCAGACTTGTCGAAGTCGAAGTAGATGGTAGCAAGTTCCCCGACCTTAGGTTTCTCCACTATTTCGGGCGTCGTATCAGGCGGTGGTGGCGGCGGAATCGGCTCTTCCTTCACAACCTTCTTGGGACAGCCGACAACAGCCACAACCAGGAGCGCGCCGAAAAGAACGGTCAGGAGTCTGGCTGTGTTCTTCATCTGCATTCCTCCTTGGTCAATAGGTCACAAATTACTTAGAACTGCTCGGTTGGCCGATCGCACCAGGCGTCGGCCAGATTCAGCCTGCGATGTGCTGTAATTTACATTACCAGAGCAAGACTGTCAAGCCCAAACTTTGCGAGTTGCGAAACAATCTGGTCCGGCCCAGCCGCCCACCGGCAACTCTCATTTCGCACCGACGATGCTACTAGCAGGCCACTTTGGGACAAATTCGGCCCGCAGGAGACGCTTGGCGGCCACCTCGTGGTTTTCTATCACGTCGCCCGAGGTTGCAGTCTTCCAGAAACGGCTTTGCCTAGACCGGACCGGTGAGATTCCAGAGACCTGCCCAAAGGACCAACCCGGACCCGGACGGACTTTGGCAAAAAGTGCCCATGAGCCTTCCGCGGTGGTATGAGTAGCATATTCACCGTTTTACAGTAGCACTGTTCTCAGGCAAGAAAACTGGGTGGGGCTTGCTGCCCCACCCAGAATAACTCAGGCGGTGCTTAGTTGTGCAGGACGAAGAAGATGAAGTAGTCGGTCTCCGTCGGGTCGTCCGCCGCCGGGTCAAGGTCGTAAATCGGCAGGAATGTCGGATCACGACCCCAGCCAGCGATACCGTACTCCTCCGGAATCTCGGTCGCCTCGTTGATATAGGTGCCGAGGTAGATTGAGCCGGCAACCTCCGGGTCGCCCTCCCAGTCCAGGTACGGGCACCCGAGTTCATCATCGCCCCTGTTCGCTGCATTCTGTCCTGGTTCGAAGTCACCGAAGTGCTCGTCGTAGTTCAGGTCCTCGTACTCTCCGGTGTTATAGCGGGTACCGGTGTACGGGTTGACCGGGAACGCGCCCGGCCTCGGTGAACCCTCGATGCCCTGCGGGTCTCCGCCCGGGAAGTACAGGCAGATGCCCGTCTCATCGTCCGCCTCCCAAGGCACGTCGGCGTTGGGATAGTTGCCGTAGTGGTCCACGGCATACGCCTCCATCGCGGTCTGAATAACGTGCATGTTATTCTTGACCGAGCTGCGCCGCGCACGCTCCTGGAACAATGCGAAGTTCGGGATGATGAGGGCAAGCAGGATACCGATGATCAAGATGACCACCAGCAGTTCGATCAGCGTGAAGCCCTTATTCTTCATTGTCAGTCACCTCCTCTCTCTTAGAGATTTTGTGGTTTAGGGCTTCTAAACCGAGCTGAAATTCCGGATGCAACTCACGACCCTTCCGGGTCGTCTACGGTAACCCAAGGTAGGAGACCGCGTCGCATCCGGTCTCTCCGCTCAATTAGAATTCTACCCCCCCTGCCTGTGCTGTCAAGGAAAACTTTATGCACTTGGAAGCATACGCAAGAAACCCAATCCGCCACGGCCAAAACATCTACAATCAGAATCCCGTAAAGAAACTCCCGGTGGCGACCTACTCTCCCATGCCGTTACCAGCACAGTACCATCGGCCCTGGAGGGCTTAACGACTCTGTTCGGAATGGGAAGAGGTGTGGCCCCTCCGGTAGAACCACCGGGAAAATCCAATCACAAAGGAGAAGAGACAGACTGAATCCTCAAGCCGCACGGCTGATTAGTACCACTTGGCTCAACACATTGCTGTGCTTACACCGGTGGCCTATTACCTGGTAGTCTTCCAGGAGCCTTCAGGGTGTCAGAGCCGAAACCCTAACACACGGGAGACCTAATCTTGGGGTGGGCTTCCCGCTTAGATGCCTTCAGCGGTTATCCCTGCCGTACTTGACTACCGAGCTGTGCCACTGGCGTGACAACTCGTGCATCAGAGGTACGTCCACCCAGGTCCTCTCGTACTATGGGCAGCTCCCCTCAAGTCTCCTACGCCCACGATGGATAGAGTCCGAACTGTCTCACGACGTTCTGAACCCAGCTCACGTACCGCTTTAATGGGCGAACAGACCAACCCTTGGGACCTTATTCAGCCCCAGGATGCGATGAGCCGACATCGAGGTGCCAAACCGGGCCGTCGATGTGAACTCTCGGGCCCGATCAGCCTGTTATCCCCGGAGTACCTTTTGTCCGATGAGCTATGGCCTTTCCACGCAGAACCACAGGATCACTAGGTCCGACTTTCGTCCCTGCTCGAGCCGTCGCTCTCGCAGTCAAGCCAGCTTATATCCTTGCACTCAACGCACGGTGACCGTCCGTGCTGAGCTGACCTTAGAACGCCTCCGTTACCGTTTGGGAGGCGACCGCCCCAGTCAAACTGCCCGCCTGCCACTGTTCTCCGGCTCGATTCAAAACTCGGAGTTAGAATCCCGACAGAACAAGGGTGGTATTTCACCGATGGCTCCACCAGGGCTAGCGCCCCGGCTTCAAAGCCTCCCACCTATGCTACACATGCCCGGCCAAGATCCAATGGCAAGGTACAGTAAAGGTTCACGGGGTCTTTTTGTCCGATCGCGGGCAGGCGGCATCTTCACCGCCGCTACAGTTTCGCCGGGCATCTCGTCAAGACAGCGCTCCACTCGTTACACCATTCGTGCAGGTCGGAACTTACCCGACAAGGAATTTCGCTACCTTAGGACCGTTAGAGTTACGGCCGCCGTTTGCCGGGGCTTCGGTCGGAACCTTTGCCCGCCTTGCGGCGGACTGAGCCCCTTCCTTAACCTTCCGGCACCGGGCAGGTGTCAGTCCCTATACGTCGCCTTGCGGCTTAGCAGAGACCTGTGTTTTTGTTAAACAGTCGGCAGAGCCACTTCTCTGCGCCCGCTCTAGAGCGGGGCCCCTTATCCCGAAGTTACGGGGCTAGATTGCCGAGTTCCTTAACGAGACATCACCCGAGCGCCTGTGGATATTCACCTCACCCACCTGTGTCGGTTTACGGTACGGGCACCCTGACACCTGGCACAGGGGCTTTTCTCGGCAGTTGGGCCAGCCCGGTTCCGCCCTCTCTCGAGGGCGTCCCATTCGTCCTGACGAATTACGCACGCGGATTTGCCAACGTGCCATCGCCAAGACTTAGACCCCAATCCAACAGGGGGCCGGGCCTTTCCTTCTGCGTCCCCCCATAGCTCATAACGGTGCCAAGGTGGTTCCGGAATGTTGACCGGATTGCCATCGCCTACGCTTCTCAGCCTCGGCTTAGGACCCGACTAACTCTGGGCGGATTAACCTTCCCCAGAAAACCTTGGGCTTACGGCGAACAGG
This genomic window from candidate division WOR-3 bacterium contains:
- a CDS encoding OmpA family protein; the encoded protein is MKNTARLLTVLFGALLVVAVVGCPKKVVKEEPIPPPPPPDTTPEIVEKPKVGELATIYFDFDKSDIRTGEVKKLTDNANAIKAAGNPMVTIEGYCCPIGTSEYNMALGQRRAEAAKAYLVKLGVPASQLTTISYGEERLATTDPNKYELNRRCEFKASK
- the ybgF gene encoding tol-pal system protein YbgF — translated: MRASRLRVKAGTSLALTLGLLAVFLPSCSLHREYVRRGVVLDSLAHRTSRLEVSQTALLRDLRAQTLTELEAVRASIEQLEARIVDLDERLARVGRKLGVWYEASVGADAAAPDSATARPEAAVVPGPVDTLRPGIDPDQLYNTAYLDFTRGKYQIAIAGFDQFVVMFPQSDMADNAQYWKAECYYSLNDLLKAEEEFRLVLTKYPAGNKVPAAAYKLGLVYLAQNRKQDAIRQLQEVVAKYPGTTEAGLAQDRLNALEK
- a CDS encoding prepilin-type N-terminal cleavage/methylation domain-containing protein — protein: MKNKGFTLIELLVVILIIGILLALIIPNFALFQERARRSSVKNNMHVIQTAMEAYAVDHYGNYPNADVPWEADDETGICLYFPGGDPQGIEGSPRPGAFPVNPYTGTRYNTGEYEDLNYDEHFGDFEPGQNAANRGDDELGCPYLDWEGDPEVAGSIYLGTYINEATEIPEEYGIAGWGRDPTFLPIYDLDPAADDPTETDYFIFFVLHN